The Thermoplasmata archaeon genome includes a region encoding these proteins:
- the ftsZ gene encoding cell division protein FtsZ, translated as MNSMLEDVLAREGGTPAFEDTRVDSELEEMLSKMKTNIKIVGLGGGGSNTIARIYNEGIVGAELYACNTDAQHLLHITAPKKVLLGRRVTKGLGAGALPQIGEEAAREAEEELRTILHGSDIVFTTCGLGGGTGTGSCGYVARLAKEMGALTIAVVTLPFRGEGKLRMESAEWGLERLRDAADTVITIPNDKLLDLVPRMSLNNAFKFADEVLMRSIKGLTEIITKPGLVNLDFNDVKTIMKGGGVAMIGLGESQAMGENRAIEAIEEAINSPLLEVDVSSAHGVLINVTGGNDMTIAEAERVAEVVQAKVSPTARIIWGATVDPTLEHTLRVMLVATGVRSKQIVGRRDPAEERARVGVDVIH; from the coding sequence ATGAACTCCATGCTAGAGGACGTGCTGGCCCGCGAAGGCGGAACCCCCGCCTTCGAAGACACCCGTGTCGACTCTGAGCTCGAAGAGATGCTCAGCAAGATGAAGACCAACATCAAGATCGTCGGCCTCGGAGGGGGCGGGTCGAACACGATCGCCCGCATCTACAACGAGGGCATCGTGGGCGCCGAGCTGTACGCGTGCAACACGGACGCCCAGCATCTGCTCCACATCACCGCACCCAAGAAGGTCCTCTTGGGCCGCCGCGTGACCAAGGGCCTCGGCGCCGGCGCGCTGCCCCAGATCGGCGAGGAGGCGGCCCGCGAGGCCGAGGAGGAGCTGCGGACGATCCTCCACGGATCCGACATCGTATTCACGACGTGCGGCCTCGGCGGCGGCACGGGAACGGGCTCCTGCGGCTACGTCGCCCGCCTCGCCAAGGAGATGGGCGCGCTGACGATCGCCGTCGTCACCTTGCCCTTCCGGGGCGAAGGTAAGCTCCGGATGGAGAGCGCGGAGTGGGGCCTCGAGCGCCTGCGCGACGCCGCGGACACCGTGATCACGATCCCGAACGACAAGCTCCTGGACCTGGTGCCGCGGATGTCCCTGAACAACGCGTTCAAGTTCGCGGACGAGGTCCTCATGCGGTCCATCAAGGGCCTCACGGAGATCATCACGAAGCCCGGCCTCGTGAACCTCGACTTCAACGACGTGAAGACGATCATGAAGGGCGGCGGCGTCGCGATGATCGGCCTCGGCGAGAGCCAGGCCATGGGCGAGAACCGCGCGATCGAGGCGATCGAGGAAGCGATCAACAGCCCGCTCCTCGAGGTTGACGTGTCCAGCGCGCATGGCGTCTTGATCAACGTCACGGGCGGGAACGACATGACGATCGCGGAGGCGGAGCGCGTGGCCGAGGTTGTCCAGGCCAAGGTCTCGCCGACGGCGAGGATCATCTGGGGCGCCACGGTGGACCCGACTCTCGAGCACACGCTGCGCGTCATGCTCGTGGCCACGGGCGTACGGTCCAAGCAGATCGTCGGCCGCCGAGATCCCGCCGAGGAACGCGCGAGGGTGGGCGTGGACGTCATTCACTGA